In Corvus moneduloides isolate bCorMon1 chromosome 12, bCorMon1.pri, whole genome shotgun sequence, the following proteins share a genomic window:
- the LOC116450040 gene encoding hydrocephalus-inducing protein-like has protein sequence MSFCKEEFTALLFHQVTLCSNTVMEYYQYILVDVEGIGEGVLALTVMGRCIVPKLTAYPYILCYDECHLKEPYERKFLVVNNSHIPGCYGLIAQKREEDTPVFYSSSKPCGIVQPFSVAEIPVTIEAQKLGKYDTSVLIGVFGDEGNPLRQVLRSTGTRADIYPSPRLIEVGMITALHRNTHTFHLVNEGLVTADFRMKIAGKCSCWSIEPSKGVVPPNAEVSVLVTTNLNDTVQFLDKVKLSIENSPVTILSVRAVGIGTTIVTDKPLAPKLD, from the exons ATGAGCTTTTGTAAGGAAGAATTTACTGCTCTTCTCTTCCACCAGGTGACCCTGTGTTCCAACACCGTGATGGAGTACTACCAGTATATCCTGGTGGATGTGGAGGGTATTGGCGAGGGAGTGTTGGCACTGACCGTCATGGGCAG ATGCATCGTTCCTAAGCTGACAGCGTACCCCTACATCCTGTGCTATGATGAGTGCCATCTGAAGGAGCCGTATGAGAGGAAGTTCCTCGTTGTGAATAACAGCCACATTCCTGGCTGCTACGGGCTTATTGCCCAG AAACGTGAGGAAGATACTCCTGTGTTCTACTCCAGCTCCAAACCCTGTGGGATAGTCCAGCCTTTCAGCGTAGCAGAGATTCCAGTTACAATCGAAGCCCAAAAACTGGGCAAGTATGACACCAGTGTCCTTATTGGCGTGTTCGGGGATGAAGGAAACCCGCTG AGACAGGTTTTACGGAGCACTGGAACACGGGCAGACATCTACCCAAGTCCAAGACTGATAGAAGTTGGCATGATCACGGCTCTACATCGTAATACACACACCTTTCACCTCGTCAATGAGGGTTTAGTCACTGCAGACTTCAGGATGAAGATC GCTGGCAAATGCTCCTGCTGGAGTATTGAACCCAGTAAAGGAGTGGTCCCCCCTAATGCTGAGGTGTCTGTGCTTGTCACAACAAACCTGAACGACACAGTCCAATTCCTCGACAAGGTGAAGCTGTCCATTGAGAACAGCCCTGTGACCATCCTCTCTGTCCGGGCTGTGGGCATTGGCACCACAATTGTCACCGACAAACCTCTCGCTCCGAAGCTCGACTAA
- the LOC116450041 gene encoding hydrocephalus-inducing protein homolog — MQEVKDRLLCHAMVGKEGVKKQIMQVDVSCEFICPAVQMSSRTITFCGEKKPSDELTLQYQPLSLKNTCALPLDLLLYLEQPFMVCDADQQLLPADSKPMTLDVGEELHLCIQFNPAYENDLNS, encoded by the exons ATGCAGGAGGTGAAGGACCGGCTGCTGTGTCACGCCATGGTGGGGAAAGAGGGCGTAAAGAAGCAGATAATGCAAGTGGATGTCAGCTGCGAGTTCATTTGCCCTGCTGTGCAAATGTCTTCTAGAACAATCACCTTCTGTGGGGAGAAG AAACCCAGCGATGAGCTGACTCTGCAGTACCAGcctttgtctttaaaaaacacCTGTGCCCTGCCACTCGACCTTCTGCTGTACTTGGAGCAGCCATTCATGGTCTGTGATGCggaccagcagctcctccctgcagaTTCCAAG CCCATGACGCTGGATGTAGGGGAGGAACTTCATCTCTGCATCCAATTTAACCCAGCTTATGAGAACGATTTGAACAGCTGA